The following proteins are encoded in a genomic region of Arachis ipaensis cultivar K30076 chromosome B02, Araip1.1, whole genome shotgun sequence:
- the LOC110269240 gene encoding uncharacterized protein LOC110269240, with the protein MHGSGLEGPIPLSISLLKNLLQFSFVIGFSGAFGLLRILIYKVYVDGTTTMSTHERKASIREFYVVIYPSLLQLQKGVTDSEDKKQKVICMERYRKRDNEDHQQHSDIDTEREEECGICIEVNSKIVLPNCIHAMCLKCYREWYSLFLGCYCIMILCTSPSIYFWS; encoded by the exons ATGCATGGAAGTGGACTAGAAGGACCGATTCCATTGAGTATATCTCTATTGAAGAACTTACTTCAGTT TTCCTTCGTCATCGGATTCTCTGGAGCATTTGGCTTGTTAAGAATCCTAATTTACAAG GTATATGTGGATGGAACAACTACCATGTCTACTCATGAAAGGAAAGCTAGCATTAGAGAATTCTATG TGGTAATTTATCCGTCTTTGTTACAACTTCAAAAAGGGGTTACAGATTCAGAGGATAAGAAACAGAAGGTTATTTGTATGGAGAGGTATCGAAAAAGAGACAATGAGGATCATCAACAACATTCTGATATAGACActgaaagagaagaagaatgtgGAATATGCATAGAAGTGAATAGTAAGATTGTGTTGCCTAACTGCATCCATGCTATGTGCCTGAAATGTTACCGTGAATGGTACTCACTCTTTCTTGGTTGCTATTGCATCATGATTCTTTGTACTTCTCCATCAATATATTTTTGGAGTTGA
- the LOC107628372 gene encoding probable LRR receptor-like serine/threonine-protein kinase RFK1 — MTKLYLVSQDGNVELCFYCACFPSINRDFRYNCLNGTIPKELASMNLTSISLLVNHLSGEIPKHLGNITTLTYLMLEANNFSAVVPPELGKLINLQTLVLSSNQLTGNLPSALAGLQNLTDFRISSNNFTGTIPDFIKNWKFLQRL, encoded by the exons ATGACGAAGCTGTATTTGGTGTCTCAGGATGGAAATGTAGAGTTGTGCTTCTATTGTGCCTG TTTTCCTTCTATCAACAGAGATTTTAGATACAATTGTTTAAATGGCACAATTCCAAAGGAATTGGCTTCAATGAATTTAACTTCCAT CTCTCTTCTTGTGAATCACTTGTCAGGGGAAATTCCAAAACATCTAGGAAATATTACTACTCTCACATACCT GATGCTGGAAGCAAACAATTTTTCTGCAGTTGTTCCACCTGAACTTGGGAAGCTGATCAACTTGCAGACCTT GGTACTGTCATCAAATCAGTTGACCGGGAACTTACCATCGGCACTTGCTGGGCTGCAAAATTTAACCGACTT TAGGATAAGTAGTAACAACTTTACAGGAACCATACCTGATTTCATAAAGAACTGGAAATTTCTCCAAAGACTATGA